The genomic window TTGGCGACAATGCCGTCATTATGATGGGTGCGGTCATTAACATCGGTGCCGTTGTTGGTGAAGGAACGATGATCGATATGAACGCTGTGCTTGGCGGACGTGCGACAGTCGGGAAAAACTGCCACGTTGGTGCAGGGGCAGTACTTGCTGGTGTCATTGAGCCACCGTCAGCCAAACCGGTCATTGTGGAAGATGATGTCATGATCGGAGCAAACGCGGTCATTTTAGAAGGAGTGACGGTCGGAAAAGGTGCTGTCGTTGCCGCAGGTGCGATCGTGACAGAAGATGTGCCTCCATATACCGTTGTGGCAGGCGTGCCAGCGCGCGTCATTAAACAAATTGACGAAAAAACAAAAGCAAAAGTAGAAATTAAACAAGAACTTCGCCAACTGTAAAGCGTGGAATGGATCCACGCTTTTTTCAAAAGGAGGATCGAAATGTTTATAAACATCCGCCGCGATTTGCATCAAATTCCTGAGCTCGGCTTTCAAGAGTGGAAAACACAACGATATATATTAGATTACTTAGCTAGTCTCCCACAAGAACGGTTGCAAATCAAAACGTGGCGCACAGGCATTTTCGTGCGTGTTCTCGGCATGGCGCCGACGAAAACGATCGGTTATCGGGCGGATATGGACGGATTACCGATTGACGAACAAACAGACGTGCCGTTTCGCTCAACGCATGAAGGACGTATGCATGCATGTGGACACGATATGCATATGGCAATCGCCCTCGGTGTGCTCACTCACGTCGTCCATCATCCGATTGACGACGACATGCTTTTTATTTTTCAACCAGCGGAAGAAGGGCCGGGCGGGGCGCTTCCGATGCTTGAAAGCGATGAAATGAAACAATGGATGCCTGATATGGTGATCGCTTTGCATATCGCTCCTGAAT from Anoxybacillus gonensis includes these protein-coding regions:
- the dapD gene encoding 2,3,4,5-tetrahydropyridine-2,6-dicarboxylate N-acetyltransferase, with the translated sequence MMMMDANEIISFIQNSKKKTPVKVYIKGDIADIDFGPSAKTFITGQTGVVFGEWADIEAALEANKHKIEDYVVENDRRNSAIPLLDLKHIKARIEPGAIIRDQVQIGDNAVIMMGAVINIGAVVGEGTMIDMNAVLGGRATVGKNCHVGAGAVLAGVIEPPSAKPVIVEDDVMIGANAVILEGVTVGKGAVVAAGAIVTEDVPPYTVVAGVPARVIKQIDEKTKAKVEIKQELRQL